The Microlunatus antarcticus genome window below encodes:
- a CDS encoding Gfo/Idh/MocA family protein produces MTSPSAEQGQNPGKQTLNVGVVGTGRWAVRSHIPGWQRDPRCRVVGLADVDGDLVKAAGDQFGVARVTDDYRELVEDPDIDVIDVVTGDAMHFEVTMAALEAGKHVLCEKPVNHDYHEVVRAADLAASKGLKTKLGFTFRYAPATMYAAELIRQGFVGTPYMLNAYEQNSQWLDPQNPLRQQNDASNPDRIQVASIEGYGAPVIDIMHWWMGTPLTSVVGTMRNFVPERMVRDTGRMERMNIDDGDMFLAEFEGGGLASVQSSFVTVGNFPGIEVRIYGSEGAIIVRLVEENGICQTIKTASKDAVEFVEREIPERFFPAGGTSLEAWPFLFYSNLVSDFATEILSGGPENQGDFRQGALVQHTINAFEASHRQRAWVDFPLKTA; encoded by the coding sequence ATGACCTCACCCAGCGCCGAGCAGGGTCAGAACCCGGGCAAACAGACCCTCAACGTCGGCGTCGTCGGCACCGGCCGGTGGGCCGTCCGCTCGCACATCCCCGGCTGGCAGCGCGACCCGCGCTGCCGCGTGGTCGGTCTCGCCGACGTCGACGGCGACCTGGTCAAGGCCGCCGGCGACCAGTTCGGCGTCGCCCGGGTGACCGACGACTACCGCGAGCTCGTCGAGGACCCCGACATCGACGTCATCGACGTCGTCACCGGCGACGCCATGCACTTCGAGGTGACCATGGCCGCGCTCGAGGCCGGCAAGCACGTGCTGTGCGAGAAGCCGGTCAACCACGACTACCACGAGGTCGTCCGGGCCGCCGACCTCGCCGCGAGCAAGGGGCTGAAGACCAAGCTCGGCTTCACGTTCCGCTACGCGCCGGCCACGATGTACGCCGCCGAGCTGATCCGCCAGGGCTTCGTCGGCACGCCGTACATGCTCAACGCGTACGAGCAGAACAGCCAGTGGCTCGACCCGCAGAACCCGCTGCGCCAGCAGAACGACGCGAGCAACCCCGACCGCATCCAGGTCGCCTCGATCGAGGGCTACGGGGCGCCGGTCATCGACATCATGCACTGGTGGATGGGCACGCCCCTGACCTCCGTCGTCGGCACCATGCGCAACTTCGTCCCCGAGCGGATGGTCCGCGACACCGGCCGCATGGAGCGCATGAACATCGACGACGGCGACATGTTCCTCGCCGAGTTCGAGGGCGGCGGCCTGGCGTCGGTCCAGTCCTCCTTCGTGACCGTCGGCAACTTCCCCGGCATCGAGGTCCGCATCTACGGCTCCGAGGGCGCGATCATCGTCCGGCTCGTCGAGGAGAACGGGATCTGCCAGACGATCAAGACGGCCAGCAAGGACGCCGTCGAGTTCGTCGAGCGGGAGATCCCCGAGCGGTTCTTCCCGGCCGGCGGCACCTCGCTGGAGGCGTGGCCGTTCCTCTTCTACTCCAACCTCGTCTCCGACTTCGCCACCGAGATCCTGTCCGGCGGCCCGGAGAACCAGGGCGACTTCCGCCAGGGCGCCCTCGTGCAGCACACGATCAACGCCTTCGAGGCGTCGCACCGCCAGCGCGCGTGGGTCGACTTCCCGCTGAAGACCGCGTGA
- a CDS encoding ABC transporter ATP-binding protein: MSAGAPMDSAPLLGERVGVPDADEVVPAPADPRERGDVLLQVSDLRVSIPTAAGQVHAADGVTLTLRQGEVLGVVGETGSGKSVTCRALLGLRPTPRTEVSGTVAYPSIGVEDITVLPSKRLRRLWGRHVAMIPQNPMTSLDPVRRIGDQVAEALGDTVHGKAARRERVIELLRQVGLPAPERRLDAFPHQFSGGMLQRTLIAIAIAQNPALLVADEPTTALDVLIQDQILGLLLSLQRDLGTSLVLVSHDLSVVSQVCDRVAVMYAGQVVELADTATLLSSPRHPYTRALIGALPGAVARDEPLRVIPGAPPPLVGLGPTCRFAARCELHEEACDTWATELLTIGSAGGPATGTASHQSRCRRADELAAAPPTTQHQGEQR, from the coding sequence GTGAGCGCGGGGGCCCCGATGGACTCCGCGCCGCTCCTGGGCGAGCGGGTCGGCGTGCCGGACGCCGACGAGGTCGTGCCCGCGCCGGCGGACCCGCGCGAGCGCGGCGACGTGCTGCTGCAGGTCAGCGACCTGCGGGTCAGCATCCCCACCGCCGCCGGGCAGGTCCATGCCGCCGACGGGGTCACGCTGACCCTGCGCCAGGGCGAGGTGCTCGGGGTGGTCGGGGAGACCGGCTCCGGCAAGAGCGTGACGTGCCGGGCGCTGCTGGGGCTCCGGCCCACGCCGCGCACGGAGGTGTCGGGAACGGTCGCCTACCCCAGCATCGGCGTGGAGGACATCACCGTCCTTCCGTCGAAGCGGCTGCGGCGCCTCTGGGGCCGGCACGTCGCGATGATCCCGCAGAACCCGATGACCTCGCTGGACCCGGTCCGCCGCATCGGCGACCAGGTCGCGGAGGCGCTGGGGGACACGGTGCACGGGAAGGCGGCCCGCCGCGAGCGCGTCATCGAGCTGCTCCGCCAGGTCGGTCTGCCGGCCCCCGAACGGCGGCTCGACGCCTTCCCGCACCAGTTCAGCGGGGGGATGCTGCAGCGCACGCTGATCGCGATCGCCATCGCGCAGAACCCGGCGCTGCTCGTCGCCGACGAGCCGACGACGGCGCTCGACGTGCTGATCCAGGACCAGATCCTCGGGCTGCTGCTGTCGCTGCAGCGCGACCTGGGCACCAGCCTCGTCCTGGTCAGCCACGACCTGTCGGTGGTGTCGCAGGTCTGCGACCGCGTCGCCGTCATGTACGCGGGGCAGGTCGTCGAGCTCGCCGACACCGCGACGCTGCTCTCCAGCCCGCGCCACCCGTACACGCGTGCCCTCATCGGCGCGCTGCCCGGCGCGGTCGCCCGCGACGAGCCGCTCCGCGTCATCCCCGGCGCACCGCCCCCGCTCGTCGGGCTCGGCCCGACCTGCCGCTTCGCCGCCCGCTGCGAGCTGCACGAGGAGGCCTGCGACACGTGGGCCACCGAGCTGCTCACGATCGGCTCAGCCGGCGGCCCCGCAACAGGCACCGCTTCCCACCAGAGCCGCTGCCGACGAGCCGACGAGCTCGCCGCAGCACCCCCGACCACCCAGCACCAAGGAGAACAACGATGA
- a CDS encoding ABC transporter permease, with the protein MTTLVDPAQLGSVRSLGRARWLRLPLPKVLRGKFSLIAGLVLLAAIAVLCLGAPLFTSASPLDIDPLNPLAPPSPGHPLGTDAFGRDLWARVLYGGRYDLAIAFGATIVTLVVGTAVGMLAAYVGGWVEAVIMRVVDLFFAFPFIVLVIAIVASLGPSLRNMFIALWVASWVGYARIAHGQTLAARRYGYVVAANVLGYSTPRVLLRHVLPSVAPLVIVFAMVDAVGNVLLGASLGFLGIGVRQPTPEWGAMISEGQAYILSNWQLSLVPGVALVVLGVAFSLLGDGLADVLRAEQ; encoded by the coding sequence ATGACGACGCTCGTCGACCCCGCCCAGCTGGGGAGCGTCCGAAGCCTCGGCCGGGCGCGATGGCTGCGGCTGCCGTTGCCCAAGGTGCTGCGCGGGAAGTTCTCGCTGATCGCGGGCCTCGTGCTGCTGGCGGCCATCGCCGTGCTCTGCCTCGGCGCGCCGCTCTTCACCTCGGCGTCGCCGCTCGACATCGACCCGCTGAACCCGCTCGCGCCACCCTCGCCCGGGCACCCGCTCGGGACGGACGCCTTCGGCCGCGACCTGTGGGCCCGCGTGCTCTACGGCGGGCGCTACGACCTGGCCATCGCCTTCGGCGCGACGATCGTGACCCTCGTCGTGGGCACCGCGGTCGGGATGCTCGCCGCGTACGTCGGCGGCTGGGTCGAGGCCGTGATCATGCGGGTCGTCGACCTGTTCTTCGCCTTCCCGTTCATCGTCCTGGTGATCGCGATCGTCGCCTCGCTCGGCCCGAGCCTGCGCAACATGTTCATCGCGCTGTGGGTGGCGAGCTGGGTCGGCTACGCCCGGATCGCGCACGGCCAGACCCTCGCCGCGCGGCGCTACGGCTACGTCGTGGCGGCCAACGTCCTCGGCTACTCGACGCCGCGCGTCCTGCTGCGCCACGTGCTGCCGTCGGTCGCGCCGCTCGTGATCGTCTTCGCCATGGTCGACGCCGTCGGCAACGTGCTGCTCGGCGCGTCGCTGGGCTTCCTCGGGATCGGCGTGCGCCAGCCGACGCCGGAGTGGGGCGCCATGATCTCGGAGGGGCAGGCCTACATCCTGTCCAACTGGCAGCTGTCGCTGGTCCCCGGCGTCGCGCTGGTCGTGCTCGGGGTGGCCTTCAGCCTCCTCGGCGACGGGCTCGCCGACGTCCTGAGGGCCGAGCAGTGA
- a CDS encoding ABC transporter permease — protein MRALGLSWTRLANLVPVLFGITLVSFVLIRLVPGDPATQILGNRYTPEAAEQIRNSLGLNDSILTQYGIFLRSAVTGSFGESYQYHRPVGEILVDRVGPSLLLVAVTAALCTLISLPLGVLAAVRRGGALDQGTRIFFTLGYALPAFLIGIVLILVFGLRLGWFPIGGYGTGFGQHLYHLVLPAVTLAIPFSTVLVRSLRASTINVLESDFVTIARLKGISGWTVLARHVLRNAIAPVAVVFGVNLAFLVGGTVVIENVFSIPGMGSLLVGAVATRDYPVVQAVSLVLAVFVLLVNVLTDVVHRLLDPRLAVAVTR, from the coding sequence ATGCGCGCGCTCGGCCTGAGCTGGACCCGGCTGGCGAACCTGGTCCCGGTGCTGTTCGGCATCACGCTGGTGAGCTTCGTGCTCATCCGCCTGGTGCCGGGCGACCCGGCGACGCAGATCCTCGGCAACCGCTACACGCCCGAGGCGGCCGAGCAGATCCGGAACTCCCTCGGCCTGAACGACTCGATCCTCACCCAGTACGGGATCTTCCTGCGCTCGGCGGTCACGGGGTCGTTCGGGGAGTCGTACCAGTACCACCGCCCGGTCGGCGAGATCCTCGTCGACCGGGTGGGGCCCTCCCTGCTGCTCGTCGCGGTCACTGCCGCGCTCTGCACCCTCATCAGCCTCCCGCTCGGGGTGCTGGCGGCGGTCCGCCGCGGCGGGGCCCTGGACCAGGGGACGCGGATCTTCTTCACCCTCGGCTACGCGCTCCCGGCCTTCCTGATCGGGATCGTGCTGATCCTCGTCTTCGGGCTCCGGCTGGGCTGGTTCCCGATCGGCGGCTACGGGACGGGGTTCGGCCAGCACCTCTACCACCTGGTGCTGCCGGCGGTCACGCTCGCGATCCCGTTCTCGACCGTGCTCGTCCGGTCGCTGCGGGCGAGCACCATCAACGTCCTGGAGTCCGACTTCGTCACCATCGCGCGGCTCAAGGGCATCTCGGGCTGGACCGTCCTGGCCCGGCACGTCCTGCGCAACGCGATCGCCCCGGTCGCCGTCGTCTTCGGCGTGAACCTCGCCTTCCTCGTGGGCGGCACGGTGGTGATCGAGAACGTGTTCTCCATCCCCGGCATGGGCAGCCTGCTGGTCGGGGCGGTCGCCACCCGTGACTACCCGGTCGTCCAGGCCGTGTCCCTCGTCCTCGCAGTCTTCGTGCTCCTGGTCAACGTCCTCACCGACGTCGTCCACCGGCTCCTCGACCCCCGTCTCGCCGTGGCGGTGACCCGATGA
- a CDS encoding ABC transporter substrate-binding protein has protein sequence MTPVPHTHDPGSVLRRLRLTGVTGLAAAALVLAACGGGGSSTTAPEASAPAATSEVDTLKIANGVAIDTLDPAENAANESIWLDQNIYARLVQTDPTGTKIVPDLASTWEQSADGLTWTFHLNPAAKFADGSPVTAADAAWSINRARALEGGWGFLITPVTSITATDPQTVVIKLKTKHAPLLADLAMYAYGILPQKAVEADKDFFSKTPYGAGPFKVTKLEPDSQLVLTRNDSYWGPKPKISTVEVSVVTNDNTRVLQLQGGQVDVIENPPGNLVKQLSANPKLKVDLFPSTRVDFLQVPLKSKPFEDVRVRQAVKAALDLDAMNTLAYQGNAVPANTFFPYKMLHWAESIPTPKPDLDKAKQLLTEAGFPNGFKTDLITVSGDAAGQAQAVVIKDDLAKIGIDVTIQSYEQSTAYTNERSGTNGLGLRYWTNDIIDPDEVATFGADIKGGANSFSSYWGDEATSKAINDARSETDEAKRGELYAQVQQTIADQAPFIPLAYAPFRYASGAWVNGFQVSPLGNYNDSLLSLTVGTH, from the coding sequence ATGACACCCGTGCCCCACACCCACGACCCCGGCTCCGTCCTGCGCCGGCTGCGCCTGACCGGGGTCACCGGCCTCGCCGCCGCCGCCCTCGTGCTCGCCGCCTGCGGGGGAGGAGGTTCGTCCACGACCGCCCCGGAGGCCTCGGCCCCGGCCGCGACCAGCGAGGTCGACACCCTCAAGATCGCCAACGGCGTCGCCATCGACACGCTCGACCCGGCCGAGAACGCGGCCAACGAGAGCATCTGGCTCGACCAGAACATCTACGCCCGGCTCGTGCAGACCGACCCGACGGGGACCAAGATCGTCCCCGACCTGGCGTCGACCTGGGAGCAGAGCGCGGACGGGCTGACCTGGACGTTCCACCTGAACCCCGCGGCCAAGTTCGCGGACGGCTCGCCGGTCACCGCGGCCGACGCCGCGTGGTCGATCAACCGGGCCCGCGCGCTCGAGGGCGGCTGGGGCTTCCTCATCACGCCCGTCACCTCGATCACCGCGACCGACCCGCAGACCGTGGTGATCAAGCTCAAGACCAAGCACGCGCCGCTGCTGGCCGACCTCGCCATGTACGCGTACGGGATCCTGCCGCAGAAGGCGGTCGAGGCCGACAAGGACTTCTTCAGCAAGACCCCGTACGGCGCAGGCCCGTTCAAGGTCACCAAGCTCGAGCCCGACAGCCAGCTGGTGCTGACGCGCAACGACAGCTACTGGGGCCCGAAGCCCAAGATCAGCACGGTCGAGGTCAGCGTCGTCACGAACGACAACACCCGCGTCCTGCAGCTGCAGGGCGGCCAGGTCGACGTGATCGAGAACCCGCCGGGCAACCTGGTCAAGCAGCTCTCGGCGAACCCCAAGCTGAAGGTCGACCTCTTCCCCTCGACGCGCGTCGACTTCCTGCAGGTGCCGCTGAAGTCGAAGCCGTTCGAGGACGTCCGGGTCCGCCAGGCCGTCAAGGCCGCGCTCGACCTCGACGCCATGAACACGCTGGCCTACCAGGGCAACGCGGTCCCGGCGAACACGTTCTTCCCCTACAAGATGCTCCACTGGGCCGAGTCCATCCCGACGCCGAAGCCCGACCTGGACAAGGCGAAGCAGCTGCTCACCGAGGCCGGCTTCCCGAACGGCTTCAAGACCGACCTGATCACGGTCAGCGGTGACGCGGCCGGCCAGGCGCAGGCCGTGGTGATCAAGGACGACCTGGCCAAGATCGGGATCGACGTGACGATCCAGTCGTACGAGCAGTCCACCGCGTACACCAACGAGCGGTCGGGCACGAACGGGCTCGGTCTTCGCTACTGGACCAACGACATCATCGACCCCGACGAGGTCGCGACCTTCGGCGCCGACATCAAGGGCGGCGCGAACAGCTTCAGCTCCTACTGGGGCGACGAGGCCACGAGCAAGGCGATCAACGACGCCCGCTCGGAGACCGACGAGGCCAAGCGCGGCGAGCTCTACGCGCAGGTGCAGCAGACGATCGCCGACCAGGCGCCGTTCATCCCGCTGGCCTACGCCCCCTTCCGCTACGCCTCCGGCGCCTGGGTCAACGGGTTCCAGGTCTCGCCGCTCGGCAACTACAACGACTCCCTGCTCAGCCTGACCGTCGGGACGCACTGA
- a CDS encoding ABC transporter ATP-binding protein, with amino-acid sequence MTALAQELAATMRTPLLETRGLSKHYALQRSTRAWFRREPGEVLRAVDDVSLSVMPGRTLGVVGETGSGKSTLGRLVLRLERPSGGQVLLDGQDVASGGGAMSHRLRRDVQVVLQDPYTSLNPHETVGTAIGEVLKVTGGVPAADRPGRVAELLDQVGFPSGWADRKPGQLSGGGRQRVSIARALAVGPRLLVADEPVSALDVSVQAQVLNLFQRLQSELGLAYLFITHDLAVLERIADDVAVLYLGRVVESGPAAALFASPAHPYTQALLAAAPKLGRRRSTTSAVAGELPNPITPPSGCTFHPRCPAAMAVCREVVPLMATTPAGQQVACHLYPGSTPTTTRQPHLVNGAAAVAHPTPSPGGTR; translated from the coding sequence ATGACGGCCCTGGCCCAAGAGCTGGCGGCGACCATGCGGACGCCGCTGCTCGAGACCCGCGGGCTCAGCAAGCACTACGCGCTGCAGCGCAGCACCCGGGCCTGGTTCCGCCGCGAGCCCGGCGAGGTCCTGCGCGCCGTGGACGACGTGAGCCTGTCGGTCATGCCCGGGCGCACGCTCGGCGTCGTCGGCGAGACCGGGTCGGGCAAGAGCACCCTCGGTCGGCTCGTGCTCCGCCTGGAGCGGCCGAGCGGCGGGCAGGTGCTGCTCGACGGCCAGGACGTCGCCTCCGGCGGCGGCGCGATGAGCCACCGGCTGCGTCGCGACGTCCAGGTCGTGCTGCAGGACCCATACACCTCGCTGAACCCGCACGAGACGGTCGGCACCGCCATCGGCGAGGTCCTCAAGGTCACCGGCGGCGTCCCCGCCGCGGACCGACCGGGCCGCGTGGCGGAGCTGCTCGACCAGGTCGGCTTCCCCTCCGGCTGGGCCGACCGCAAGCCGGGCCAGCTCTCCGGCGGCGGGCGCCAGCGCGTGAGCATCGCCCGCGCGCTGGCCGTCGGTCCGCGGCTGCTGGTGGCCGACGAGCCGGTGTCGGCGCTTGACGTGTCCGTCCAGGCCCAGGTGCTGAACCTCTTCCAGCGCCTGCAGTCCGAGCTCGGGCTGGCCTACCTCTTCATCACCCACGACCTGGCCGTGCTGGAGCGGATCGCCGACGACGTCGCCGTGCTCTACCTCGGTCGCGTCGTCGAGTCCGGGCCCGCCGCGGCGCTCTTCGCCAGCCCCGCCCACCCGTACACCCAGGCGCTGCTCGCCGCCGCCCCCAAGCTCGGCCGCCGCCGCTCGACGACCAGCGCGGTCGCAGGCGAGCTGCCGAACCCGATCACGCCGCCCTCGGGCTGCACGTTCCACCCGCGGTGCCCGGCCGCCATGGCGGTCTGCCGCGAGGTCGTCCCGCTCATGGCGACCACCCCGGCCGGCCAGCAGGTGGCCTGCCACCTCTACCCGGGCTCGACGCCCACGACGACCCGCCAGCCCCACCTCGTCAACGGCGCCGCTGCCGTCGCGCACCCCACCCCGTCCCCTGGAGGAACCCGATGA
- a CDS encoding SDR family NAD(P)-dependent oxidoreductase yields the protein MVAGALEGTVALVTGGANGLGRAIVTALADSGAKVGVLDLSPFPLDRPDVLSVVADVADEGAVDGALAALEERWGPASILVNDAADYPTAGLLEMSPAAWRHVFDVNVTGMFLACRSFVQRYVDAGLTSGRIVSISTGSARSPRPRGAAYASSKAAVETISATFAMELGPLGITSNVVAPGYIDVRGASDANPDRASDDLRASLTASIPTGRAGLPADIANAVRFLCLPESDHVNAAVIAVDGGSSAGRFRMPGERPSTEPVLSLSKGSGSGVVGA from the coding sequence GTGGTCGCAGGAGCGCTCGAGGGCACGGTGGCGCTGGTCACCGGCGGCGCGAACGGGCTCGGCCGGGCCATCGTGACGGCCCTCGCCGACAGCGGCGCGAAGGTCGGCGTGCTCGACCTGTCGCCCTTCCCGCTCGACCGGCCGGACGTGCTCTCCGTCGTGGCCGACGTCGCCGACGAGGGCGCGGTCGACGGTGCGCTGGCCGCGCTCGAGGAGCGCTGGGGGCCGGCCTCCATCCTCGTCAACGACGCCGCCGACTATCCGACCGCGGGGCTGCTCGAGATGTCGCCGGCCGCGTGGCGGCACGTGTTCGACGTGAACGTCACCGGCATGTTCCTGGCCTGCCGGTCCTTCGTGCAGCGCTACGTCGACGCCGGCCTCACCTCGGGCCGGATCGTCAGCATCTCGACCGGCTCGGCCCGCAGCCCCCGGCCGCGCGGGGCGGCGTACGCGTCGTCCAAGGCCGCCGTCGAGACGATCTCCGCGACGTTCGCCATGGAGCTCGGCCCGCTGGGGATCACGAGCAACGTGGTCGCCCCCGGCTACATCGACGTCCGGGGCGCGAGCGACGCGAACCCCGACCGCGCGAGCGACGACCTGCGCGCCTCGCTCACCGCGTCCATCCCCACCGGACGCGCTGGTCTGCCGGCCGACATCGCGAACGCCGTCCGGTTCCTCTGCCTCCCCGAGAGCGACCACGTCAACGCGGCCGTCATCGCGGTGGACGGCGGGTCCAGCGCCGGCCGGTTCCGGATGCCGGGCGAGCGCCCTTCGACAGAGCCTGTCCTGAGCTTGTCGAAGGGCTCAGGGAGCGGGGTGGTGGGCGCATGA
- a CDS encoding D-2-hydroxyacid dehydrogenase codes for MPGTTVLIASPLEPELVERLASAVPEVEVLFEPDLLPVPRYPCEHGGTKPELDAAQAQRWSDLLASAEVTFDFDWRDPAGTARNAPRLRWVQATSAGIGGFVARTGLDQTPITFTTAAGVHAVPLAEFALTGVLDLAKGIPHLRAQQAAHRWERYATSSVRGRRAVVVGLGSIGRETCRLLDAVGLDVVGVGRPGRTYDVPAGVRVVSTDALDEVLPSAEVVVLATPLTDETTGLLSRARIEGLPAGAIVVNVARGQVVDEAALIEALTSGHLGGAALDVFEVEPLPASSPLWDLPNVIVSPHSASTLVSENAALVDLFVDNLRRYLDGRPLRNTYDATKGY; via the coding sequence GTGCCCGGAACCACCGTGCTCATCGCCTCGCCGCTCGAACCGGAGCTCGTCGAGCGGCTGGCCTCGGCGGTGCCCGAGGTCGAGGTCCTCTTCGAGCCCGACCTGCTCCCGGTCCCCCGCTACCCCTGCGAGCACGGCGGCACGAAGCCCGAGCTGGACGCGGCGCAGGCGCAGCGCTGGTCCGACCTGCTGGCCTCCGCCGAGGTCACCTTCGACTTCGACTGGCGCGACCCGGCCGGGACGGCGAGGAACGCCCCGCGGCTGCGCTGGGTGCAGGCGACCAGCGCCGGGATCGGGGGGTTCGTCGCGCGCACCGGGCTCGACCAGACGCCGATCACCTTCACCACCGCCGCCGGCGTGCACGCCGTGCCGCTCGCCGAGTTCGCCCTCACGGGCGTGCTCGACCTGGCCAAGGGGATCCCCCACCTGCGCGCCCAGCAGGCGGCCCACCGCTGGGAGCGCTACGCCACCTCCTCCGTACGCGGCCGCCGCGCCGTGGTCGTGGGGCTGGGGTCCATCGGCCGCGAGACCTGCCGGCTGCTCGACGCCGTGGGCCTGGACGTCGTCGGCGTCGGACGGCCGGGGCGGACGTACGACGTCCCCGCCGGGGTGCGGGTCGTGAGCACCGACGCCCTGGACGAGGTGCTCCCGAGCGCTGAGGTGGTCGTGCTGGCCACGCCTCTCACCGACGAGACGACGGGGCTGCTGAGCCGCGCCCGCATCGAGGGCCTGCCCGCCGGCGCGATCGTCGTCAACGTGGCCCGCGGCCAGGTCGTCGACGAGGCGGCGCTGATCGAGGCGCTGACCTCCGGCCACCTGGGCGGCGCCGCCCTCGACGTCTTCGAGGTCGAACCGCTGCCGGCGTCGTCACCGCTGTGGGACCTGCCGAACGTGATCGTCTCCCCGCACTCGGCCTCGACCCTGGTCAGCGAGAACGCGGCGCTGGTCGACCTGTTCGTCGACAACCTGCGGCGCTACCTCGACGGGCGACCGCTGCGCAACACCTACGACGCGACGAAGGGCTACTAG
- a CDS encoding dihydrodipicolinate synthase family protein encodes MTTTTHEAPAPGRRALAGGTWWIAPTPFASDGSVDGDALEHAVRTAVGWGVDGVTVLGVMGEVTSLSDAERDVVLGAVSRGAGDVPFAAGCSAASAPLVAERAARAQEHGAVAAMVAAPPLVRDADTVVAFFGAVGERSPLPVLLQDEPVATGVQLAVSTLVAALGRSGAVAVKLEDAPTPPKITRLLAQVPDLTVYGGLGGVSAFAELSRGAAGTMTGFAYPEVLRAVRLALAAGDRVRAARVFDAFLPLIAFEGQPGYGLAIRKEVLRRRGALVSGAMRGPVPSAGIDPVTVAELDEVLQRVGLVPGPAALDVDVHLDERTAA; translated from the coding sequence ATGACGACGACGACGCACGAGGCACCCGCTCCGGGCCGGCGGGCGCTGGCCGGCGGGACCTGGTGGATCGCCCCCACGCCCTTCGCGTCGGACGGGTCGGTGGACGGCGACGCGCTCGAGCACGCCGTCCGGACCGCCGTGGGCTGGGGTGTGGACGGCGTGACCGTGCTCGGCGTGATGGGCGAGGTCACCTCGCTCTCCGACGCCGAGCGGGACGTCGTGCTCGGCGCCGTGTCGCGCGGGGCCGGCGACGTCCCCTTCGCCGCCGGGTGCAGCGCGGCCTCGGCCCCGCTCGTCGCCGAGCGTGCCGCCCGGGCCCAGGAGCACGGCGCGGTGGCGGCCATGGTCGCCGCCCCTCCCCTGGTCCGCGACGCGGACACCGTCGTCGCCTTCTTCGGCGCGGTCGGCGAACGTTCCCCGCTGCCGGTGCTGCTGCAGGACGAGCCCGTCGCGACCGGCGTGCAGCTCGCGGTCTCCACCCTGGTGGCGGCGCTGGGGCGCAGCGGCGCCGTGGCGGTCAAGCTCGAGGACGCCCCCACCCCGCCCAAGATCACCCGCCTGCTCGCGCAGGTGCCGGACCTGACCGTCTACGGCGGGCTCGGCGGCGTCTCCGCCTTCGCCGAGCTGTCGCGCGGAGCGGCCGGGACGATGACCGGCTTCGCCTACCCGGAGGTGCTCCGCGCCGTACGGCTGGCCCTGGCCGCCGGCGACCGGGTCCGGGCCGCGCGGGTGTTCGACGCCTTCCTGCCCCTCATCGCCTTCGAGGGCCAGCCCGGCTACGGCCTCGCCATCCGCAAGGAGGTCCTCCGCCGCCGCGGGGCCCTCGTCTCGGGGGCGATGCGCGGGCCGGTGCCGTCCGCCGGGATCGACCCCGTCACCGTCGCCGAGCTCGACGAGGTGCTGCAGCGGGTCGGCCTGGTTCCCGGTCCCGCGGCGCTCGACGTCGACGTCCACCTCGACGAGAGGACGGCGGCGTGA
- a CDS encoding SDR family oxidoreductase, whose amino-acid sequence MNRVAVVGGATSGLGAASARALAGHDLLLWSRDQDRLDATAAELAAPGRQVRTVVADAADPGAAQVVGDAALEAYGQVDVLVLNAGGPPVARADEVTADGMRAAFQLLAVTPVDLTLRLLPGMRERGFGRVLAILSSGVREPIDTLAYSNAGRSALTSWLKTLARTVAGDGVTVNGVLPGRIATPRVASLDQAAATRTGRDVADVSRDSAAAIPAGRYGRPEELAALVGFLASDAASYVTGTTIACDGGALRSLP is encoded by the coding sequence GTGAACCGCGTCGCCGTGGTCGGCGGGGCGACCTCCGGCCTCGGTGCCGCCTCGGCCCGGGCGCTCGCCGGGCACGACCTCCTGCTGTGGTCGCGCGACCAGGACCGGCTCGACGCCACCGCGGCCGAGCTCGCCGCACCCGGCCGGCAGGTCCGTACCGTCGTCGCGGACGCGGCCGACCCGGGCGCGGCCCAGGTCGTCGGGGACGCGGCGCTGGAGGCGTACGGGCAGGTGGACGTGCTGGTCCTCAACGCGGGCGGCCCGCCGGTGGCCCGGGCCGACGAGGTCACCGCCGACGGGATGCGGGCGGCCTTTCAGCTGCTCGCCGTCACCCCGGTCGACCTGACGCTGCGGCTGCTGCCGGGCATGCGGGAGCGCGGCTTCGGCCGGGTCCTCGCGATCCTGTCGTCCGGGGTCCGCGAGCCCATCGACACCCTCGCCTACTCCAACGCCGGCCGGTCGGCGCTGACGTCGTGGCTCAAGACGCTGGCCCGGACGGTCGCCGGGGACGGCGTCACCGTGAACGGCGTGCTGCCCGGCCGGATCGCCACCCCACGCGTGGCGTCCCTGGACCAGGCCGCCGCCACCCGCACCGGCCGCGACGTCGCCGACGTGAGCCGCGACTCGGCCGCCGCCATCCCGGCCGGACGCTACGGCCGGCCGGAGGAGCTGGCCGCGCTCGTCGGCTTCCTCGCCTCGGACGCCGCGTCGTACGTCACCGGCACGACGATCGCCTGCGACGGCGGCGCCCTGCGGTCGCTGCCGTGA